From Arachis stenosperma cultivar V10309 chromosome 2, arast.V10309.gnm1.PFL2, whole genome shotgun sequence, one genomic window encodes:
- the LOC130961660 gene encoding germin-like protein subfamily 1 member 7 produces the protein MTIIAHFIVAFLALASSFASAYDPSPLQDFCVAVNDTKSAVFVNGKFCKDPMLVVAEDFFKHVDAGNTTNKLGSKVTPVSVNELFGLNTLGISLARIDFAPRGLNPPHIHPRGTEIVIVIEGTLHVGFVTSNQNNGQNRLFTKVLNKGDVFVFPIGLPHFQLNVGYGNAVAIAALSSQNAGVITIANAVFGSTPPISEEVLAKAFQIDKNTIDYLQKQFWYDNN, from the exons ATGACAATAATTGCACACTTCATTGTTGCCTTTCTGGCTTTGGCATCATCTTTTGCCTCTGCCTATGATCCCAGCCCTCTCCAAGACTTTTGTGTGGCAGTTAatgataccaaatctgctg TTTTTGTAAATGGAAAATTTTGCAAAGATCCTATGCTTGTGGTAGCTGAAGATTTCTTTAAACACGTTGATGCTGGAAACACTACGAATAAACTTGGTTCAAAAGTTACTCCAGTTAGCGTTAATGAATTATTCGGACTCAACACACTAGGCATATCCTTAGCTCGTATAGACTTTGCACCCAGAGGATTAAACCCTCCTCACATTCACCCGAGAGGCACAGAGATTGTTATTGTCATTGAAGGCACTCTTCATGTTGGATTTGTCACCTCTAACCAAAACAATGGACAGAACCGTCTTTTCACCAAAGTGCTAAACAAGGGTGACGTGTTTGTGTTTCCAATCGGGCTTCCTCACTTCCAATTGAATGTTGGTTATGGCAATGCTGTTGCTATTGCTGCTCTAAGCAGTCAAAATGCAGGAGTTATCACTATCGCCAATGCTGTTTTTGGATCTACTCCTCCAATATCTGAGGAAGTTTTAGCCAAAGCCTTTCAAATAGACAAAAATACAATCGATTATCTTCAAAAGCAATTCTGGTATGACAATAACTAG